The following are encoded in a window of Roseimaritima ulvae genomic DNA:
- a CDS encoding sulfatase family protein has protein sequence MSLFKRWVIAWAALSVGWTWLFASAGVAARPNFIIIFTDDQGYQDLGCFGSPEIRTPRIDQLAQEGMRFTNFYAQTVCGPSRAALLTGCYPLRVARHADPDSIHPELHRSEVTIAEVLKPQGYATAAIGKWDLAGHRQVRYKPELLPQHQGFDYYFGTPGSNDQSVNLIRNSELLETDVDMSTLTKRYTDEALAFIERNKQTPFFVYLAHTMPHTKLAASQAFRGKSAGGLYGDVIEEIDFHVGRVLDKVQQLGLDDNTYIIFTSDNGPWRLRGEHGGHAAPLRGAKTSCWEGGLRVPCVMRAPGRIPAAAECHEVTATIDLMPTLAALSGGAAPSDRVIDGVDISSWMHGSADTLQRSFFYYQHDCLRAVRSGRWKLMLPHTEPVGSGIGSKWRRHVDKADAVRIQTPQLYDLQADIGETTDVSSQHPETVAELMRLAEWAKQDVGDHDRFGANARSFDASRRTLSSESKTTPKKQKNKRQRKPQ, from the coding sequence ATGAGTTTATTCAAACGCTGGGTCATTGCCTGGGCGGCATTATCGGTCGGTTGGACTTGGCTGTTCGCCTCCGCCGGCGTCGCCGCCCGTCCCAACTTCATCATCATCTTTACCGATGATCAAGGCTATCAGGACCTGGGGTGTTTCGGTTCGCCCGAGATTCGTACGCCGCGAATCGACCAGCTGGCCCAGGAGGGCATGCGGTTCACCAATTTTTATGCGCAAACCGTCTGCGGACCTTCGCGGGCGGCTCTACTGACCGGCTGTTACCCTTTGCGTGTGGCTCGGCACGCCGATCCGGATTCGATTCATCCGGAATTGCATCGCAGTGAGGTCACGATCGCCGAGGTTCTCAAGCCGCAAGGCTACGCGACGGCGGCGATTGGAAAATGGGATTTGGCGGGACACCGCCAGGTTCGCTACAAGCCGGAGTTATTACCGCAGCATCAGGGATTCGACTACTACTTCGGTACGCCCGGCAGCAATGACCAGTCGGTCAATCTGATTCGCAATTCGGAGCTGTTGGAAACGGACGTCGACATGTCGACGCTGACCAAACGCTACACCGACGAGGCGCTCGCGTTTATCGAACGCAACAAGCAGACGCCGTTTTTTGTGTATCTGGCCCATACCATGCCGCACACCAAACTGGCCGCTTCGCAGGCGTTTCGCGGCAAGTCGGCCGGCGGCCTGTACGGCGACGTGATCGAAGAAATTGACTTCCACGTCGGGCGGGTGCTGGACAAGGTGCAGCAATTGGGGTTGGACGACAACACCTACATCATCTTCACCAGCGACAACGGACCGTGGCGGCTGCGCGGCGAGCATGGCGGCCATGCGGCGCCTTTGCGGGGCGCCAAAACGTCCTGTTGGGAAGGCGGTTTGCGGGTGCCTTGTGTGATGCGTGCCCCGGGGCGAATCCCGGCCGCAGCGGAATGCCACGAGGTGACGGCAACGATTGACCTGATGCCCACGTTGGCCGCGCTGTCGGGCGGTGCCGCTCCCTCGGACCGCGTCATCGATGGGGTCGACATTTCATCATGGATGCACGGCAGTGCCGACACGCTGCAACGCAGCTTTTTCTATTACCAGCACGATTGCCTTCGCGCCGTTCGCTCGGGGCGTTGGAAATTGATGTTGCCGCATACCGAACCGGTTGGCAGCGGTATCGGATCGAAATGGCGCCGGCATGTCGACAAGGCCGATGCCGTCCGCATTCAGACGCCGCAGCTGTACGATCTGCAAGCCGATATCGGCGAAACCACCGACGTTTCGTCCCAGCACCCGGAAACGGTCGCGGAATTGATGAGGCTGGCGGAATGGGCGAAACAAGACGTGGGGGACCACGATCGTTTCGGTGCAAATGCCCGCAGCTTCGACGCGTCGCGTCGCACGCTTTCCAGCGAATCGAAAACCACCCCCAAGAAGCAAAAGAACAAGCGACAGAGGAAGCCCCAATGA
- a CDS encoding right-handed parallel beta-helix repeat-containing protein: MKFHGLVLLCVVLAVRLSGAAEPQADFFVAPDGRDDWSGTLAAANPGRTDGPFATLQRARDAVRDLKQSKSTDIVVLLRGGRYQLHNTLVFSLADGGVGETTITYAAYPGETPVLSSGREIGGWQKVSEDLPGLPAVARGKLLVADVSDRFLTLYDEQGLLPRARSAGFIPLRGGSRSRLHCPPGTLKDWANVEDVEIVVRPHHAWIVNVLPLASVDETQQIAHTAIDATYAMNLLHFLKTTDSCWVENTLEGLDQPGEWVLNTQQGKLYRWPRNGSPVFAPTLTELIRVEGQVDKQGPQDTPVRNLCFRGLTFMHGERYQIAANDAGLQHDWDMYDKANALLRLRGTENCRVEQCRFAHSGGGAIRVDLHGQHNTLSGNVIEHMGGAGILLCGYGPGTKDVNGDNLVYNNHIHHIGQIYSHSPGIMVWQSGENRIANNLVHHTPYTAIILSGCMTDFFTRQGRELGRTIRRHEIARLPRNPQLEDVRPYLHTHDNLVEYNEIQHAMELLGDGNAIYIRGAGAGNKIRRNYIHHLVAPMIMQAAIRTDGGQMDTTIAENLIYKCTSQGIILKLNNHCENNIVADIIAPPRGYYLAVREGPMTGAAIKRNIFYSSSDTCTFIDELPPGRGRATEDRRGRQLALSRQADTDHNLYFCAANPQLGEQLLEQQQRAGVDAHSLAVDPRFVDPQNGDFRLRPDSPALQLGFVPLDLSKVGLVDDATAEQTRLETQ, translated from the coding sequence ATGAAGTTTCACGGGTTGGTGTTGCTGTGCGTCGTGCTGGCTGTCCGTCTGAGCGGTGCGGCTGAACCGCAGGCGGATTTCTTCGTGGCCCCCGATGGTCGCGACGATTGGTCGGGAACTTTGGCCGCCGCGAACCCCGGGCGCACTGACGGTCCCTTCGCCACGCTGCAGCGGGCTCGAGATGCCGTGCGAGATTTGAAGCAGTCCAAATCAACCGACATCGTGGTGCTGCTTCGCGGGGGACGTTACCAACTGCACAACACCCTAGTGTTCTCTCTCGCCGATGGCGGCGTCGGTGAGACCACGATCACCTACGCCGCCTATCCCGGTGAAACTCCGGTGCTGAGTTCCGGCCGAGAGATCGGCGGCTGGCAAAAAGTAAGCGAAGACCTGCCCGGCTTGCCGGCGGTCGCTCGCGGCAAGCTGTTGGTGGCGGACGTTTCGGATCGCTTTTTAACTCTGTACGACGAACAAGGTCTGCTGCCGCGTGCCCGCTCGGCCGGTTTTATTCCGCTTAGGGGCGGCAGTCGTAGCCGACTGCACTGTCCGCCCGGCACGTTGAAGGATTGGGCCAATGTAGAGGATGTGGAAATCGTCGTGCGTCCGCATCACGCCTGGATCGTGAATGTCCTGCCCCTGGCATCGGTCGACGAAACGCAGCAGATCGCGCACACTGCGATCGATGCCACCTATGCGATGAATCTCCTGCATTTTCTCAAGACCACGGACTCCTGCTGGGTCGAAAACACGCTGGAGGGACTTGATCAACCGGGCGAGTGGGTGCTGAATACGCAGCAAGGCAAACTGTATCGGTGGCCGCGGAACGGCTCGCCCGTGTTCGCTCCCACGCTGACCGAATTGATTCGCGTCGAAGGCCAGGTCGACAAGCAAGGCCCCCAGGACACGCCGGTCCGGAATCTGTGTTTCCGAGGCCTGACGTTCATGCATGGCGAACGCTACCAAATCGCCGCCAATGATGCCGGCTTGCAGCACGACTGGGACATGTATGACAAAGCGAATGCTCTGCTGCGTCTGCGAGGAACCGAAAACTGCCGCGTGGAGCAGTGTCGGTTCGCGCACAGCGGCGGTGGGGCGATCCGCGTCGATCTGCACGGACAACACAATACGTTGTCCGGCAATGTGATCGAACACATGGGGGGCGCCGGAATTCTGCTGTGCGGATATGGGCCGGGAACAAAAGACGTCAACGGGGACAACTTGGTCTACAACAACCACATACATCACATCGGGCAAATCTATTCGCACTCACCCGGCATCATGGTCTGGCAAAGCGGTGAGAATCGTATCGCCAACAATCTGGTGCATCACACGCCCTATACCGCCATCATTCTTTCCGGTTGCATGACGGATTTTTTCACACGGCAGGGCAGGGAACTGGGCCGAACGATTCGGCGGCACGAGATCGCTCGGTTGCCGCGGAATCCGCAATTGGAGGATGTGCGTCCCTACCTGCATACCCACGACAACCTGGTCGAATACAACGAAATCCAACATGCAATGGAGTTGCTGGGCGACGGCAACGCGATCTACATCCGCGGGGCCGGCGCGGGAAATAAAATCCGTCGCAATTACATCCACCATCTGGTGGCTCCGATGATCATGCAAGCGGCGATTCGTACCGATGGCGGGCAAATGGATACGACCATCGCGGAAAATTTGATTTATAAGTGCACCTCGCAGGGGATCATTTTGAAACTGAACAATCACTGCGAAAACAATATCGTCGCCGACATCATCGCGCCGCCGCGGGGCTATTATCTGGCCGTGCGGGAAGGACCGATGACGGGGGCTGCGATCAAGCGAAACATCTTCTACAGTTCCTCCGACACCTGCACGTTCATCGATGAATTGCCTCCCGGACGGGGACGCGCGACGGAGGATCGTCGTGGCAGACAACTGGCGCTCAGCCGCCAGGCCGACACCGATCACAATCTCTACTTCTGTGCCGCCAATCCGCAACTCGGCGAACAACTGCTCGAGCAGCAGCAACGAGCCGGAGTCGACGCGCACAGCTTGGCGGTCGATCCAAGGTTTGTGGATCCCCAAAACGGCGACTTTCGACTACGCCCCGATTCGCCGGCATTGCAATTGGGCTTTGTGCCCTTGGATTTATCCAAGGTCGGTTTGGTGGATGATGCGACCGCCGAGCAAACACGGCTCGAGACCCAATAA
- a CDS encoding family 43 glycosylhydrolase codes for MSSKPACRPLHVALTSTLITIGWASAVAAEPPPGVVFVLADDSGSASEVDVKTLKVTYSDVDGIGAQQGVMRRDPSDIIKVDELYYVWYSKGTISPGYDATVWYATSPDGRDWTEQGMALGKGQPGSWEGASVFTPNMLVAQGRYWLFYTGTSRKFRKGFNPDSKIGIAVSDSPAGPWQRLDSNPALTNSDNREDFDSHLVDDACLIVRDGKYWFYYKGRQLGKGPGQTKLGLAIADQPQGPYVRYKGNPVIPGNHEVLVWPQGDGVAAMIGTTGPKEWVRSIVYAEDGIHFSKTHAVQNVPHAAGAFRPEAFTDSNNGQRIQWGVHIGRRQGFLPFIQRFDVAPLDP; via the coding sequence ATGAGTTCAAAACCCGCTTGCCGCCCGTTGCATGTCGCCCTGACCTCGACACTGATTACGATCGGCTGGGCATCCGCCGTGGCCGCGGAACCACCACCCGGTGTTGTCTTCGTGTTGGCGGACGATTCGGGATCGGCCTCTGAGGTTGATGTTAAAACCTTGAAGGTGACCTACTCGGACGTGGATGGTATCGGGGCCCAGCAGGGCGTGATGCGCCGAGACCCCAGTGACATTATCAAAGTCGATGAACTTTATTATGTCTGGTATTCCAAGGGCACCATTTCGCCAGGCTACGACGCCACCGTGTGGTATGCCACTTCGCCCGACGGCCGTGACTGGACCGAGCAAGGCATGGCGCTGGGAAAAGGTCAGCCGGGCAGCTGGGAAGGGGCCAGCGTGTTTACGCCCAACATGCTGGTCGCCCAGGGACGCTACTGGTTGTTCTATACCGGCACCTCACGCAAGTTTCGCAAAGGCTTTAATCCGGATTCCAAAATCGGGATCGCCGTGTCGGATTCGCCGGCCGGACCCTGGCAGCGTCTGGATTCCAATCCCGCGTTAACCAACAGCGACAACCGTGAGGATTTTGATAGCCACTTGGTCGACGACGCCTGTCTGATCGTGCGAGACGGAAAGTACTGGTTCTATTACAAAGGACGTCAGCTGGGGAAAGGCCCGGGGCAAACCAAGTTGGGGCTGGCGATCGCCGATCAGCCTCAGGGGCCGTACGTCAGATACAAAGGCAATCCGGTGATCCCGGGCAATCACGAAGTTTTGGTCTGGCCCCAGGGCGACGGCGTGGCGGCTATGATTGGCACAACCGGTCCCAAAGAGTGGGTGCGTTCGATCGTATACGCTGAAGATGGCATTCACTTTTCGAAAACCCATGCTGTGCAAAACGTGCCTCATGCGGCCGGCGCTTTTCGTCCCGAAGCTTTTACGGACTCCAACAACGGTCAACGGATCCAGTGGGGCGTGCACATCGGAAGACGCCAGGGATTTTTGCCCTTCATCCAACGTTTCGACGTTGCGCCTCTCGACCCCTAA
- a CDS encoding sulfatase-like hydrolase/transferase: protein MRTLVCLLLGVLLSLAALPAAEADASKKPNIVVFLADDMGWGDSATYGHPLIQTPNLDKLASQGVKFTQCYSACGVCSPSRSAILTGRTPYRNGVYRHLSGNHEAHLRASEITYPKLLKSIGYETCHVGKWHLNSKSQFNTDQYPQPGDHGYDYWMATHNNAEPSHRNPRNFVRNGQPVGELQGYSAPLVAAEAARWLSEVRDESKPFALSVWCHEPHSPIATGPQFAELYDGHENSTYMGNITQLDHALGELMGALDEAGVADNTLLIFTSDNGPVPRFGGSSGGLRGNKRSDHEGGIRVPGVARWPGHIRPGTVSDVPVVGTDIFATVLDITGIPLPDDRTIDGVSMLPAFAGQPVAREVPLFWRTHVSPPGDRVALRIGDWKLVGNDTLTEFQLYQIQKDWKEEQDLAETMPEKTAEMKKRLFEVWQEIETEGPDHWWKNERQKPSRGGTLNY, encoded by the coding sequence ATGCGCACCCTCGTTTGCCTATTGCTAGGGGTACTGCTTTCACTTGCTGCGTTGCCAGCCGCCGAAGCCGACGCATCGAAAAAGCCCAACATCGTGGTCTTCTTGGCCGACGATATGGGCTGGGGCGATTCCGCCACCTACGGACATCCTCTGATTCAAACCCCAAACCTCGACAAGCTGGCGTCGCAGGGCGTGAAGTTCACGCAGTGTTATTCGGCGTGTGGCGTGTGTTCGCCCTCACGGTCGGCAATCCTGACCGGGCGGACTCCGTATCGCAACGGCGTCTATCGTCACCTCTCGGGTAACCATGAAGCTCACCTGCGAGCCAGTGAAATCACCTATCCGAAGCTGTTGAAATCGATCGGCTACGAAACCTGCCATGTGGGCAAGTGGCATCTCAATTCCAAGTCGCAATTTAACACGGACCAATATCCGCAACCTGGCGATCATGGCTACGACTACTGGATGGCGACGCACAATAACGCGGAGCCGAGCCATCGCAACCCCCGCAACTTTGTCCGCAACGGTCAGCCGGTCGGTGAACTGCAAGGCTATTCCGCGCCCTTGGTGGCCGCCGAAGCGGCGCGGTGGCTCAGCGAGGTGCGGGATGAGTCCAAACCCTTCGCGCTGTCGGTCTGGTGTCACGAACCCCACTCTCCGATTGCCACCGGTCCTCAATTCGCCGAGCTCTATGATGGGCACGAGAACAGCACCTACATGGGGAACATCACCCAGCTGGATCACGCGCTCGGAGAGCTGATGGGGGCGCTGGACGAAGCTGGCGTGGCCGACAACACACTGCTGATTTTTACATCGGACAATGGGCCGGTTCCTCGTTTTGGCGGTTCGTCGGGCGGGTTGCGAGGCAATAAACGCAGCGACCACGAGGGCGGTATCCGCGTGCCTGGAGTTGCCCGCTGGCCGGGCCACATCCGCCCCGGAACGGTTAGCGATGTCCCCGTTGTGGGCACCGACATTTTTGCCACCGTATTGGATATCACCGGTATTCCACTTCCCGACGACCGCACTATCGATGGTGTCAGCATGCTGCCCGCATTTGCCGGCCAGCCTGTCGCACGCGAAGTCCCGCTGTTCTGGCGGACGCATGTTTCGCCACCGGGCGATCGCGTGGCGCTGCGGATCGGCGATTGGAAACTGGTCGGCAATGACACGCTGACCGAGTTTCAACTTTATCAAATTCAGAAAGACTGGAAGGAAGAACAAGATCTGGCCGAGACGATGCCGGAGAAAACGGCCGAGATGAAAAAGCGGCTGTTTGAAGTCTGGCAGGAAATCGAAACCGAAGGTCCCGACCATTGGTGGAAGAACGAACGGCAAAAACCGAGCCGAGGAGGGACGCTGAATTACTAG
- a CDS encoding sulfatase family protein, whose product MRATGCLIVLSVLCWVLSPRFGFADLPQRPNVIFFLTDDLGYADVSCYGASKVDTPHIDALAAEGIKFTDFHTAASICSPSRAAFLTGAYPQRCGLYMGINPIRDEHWFLGLHPDEITLAEQFQKQNYQTFMIGKWHLGKEPEFHPFRHGFEHYYGMPNNAAHSAEFFDGENKIEDRTPLAQLTRRYTDRAVQIIKQHGEQPFFLYFAHNYPHTPYKAGKDFVGSSQDGVRGDVLQELDWGVGEIVQTLRETGIADNTIIIFTSDNGPVKPQYAAPYRGTKYVSFEGGHRVPFILHWPAMIKQGRESDTPVVAMDVFPTLTEVSGGTLPTDRVYDGVSLVPLLTGGELARAENQPFFYYNCENLQAVRYGDWKLHLPRTRKQLPFWDKNSAFTNRQSPVLYNLQADVAESQDVAAAHPQIVQQMVRMAEDTRGELGEFMRRGSGQRPTGSVVTNAPIISHGKDWASVDASTREAIRAERLKRHPDFKKNGRANNKPNRRKRQTNQSTGLTP is encoded by the coding sequence ATGAGAGCCACCGGTTGTCTGATTGTGTTGAGCGTGCTGTGCTGGGTGTTGAGTCCGCGCTTCGGCTTTGCGGACCTCCCGCAGCGTCCCAACGTCATCTTCTTCTTAACCGATGACTTGGGGTATGCGGATGTCAGTTGCTATGGAGCCAGCAAGGTCGACACACCCCACATCGACGCTCTGGCGGCTGAGGGCATCAAGTTTACGGATTTTCACACCGCGGCATCGATCTGTTCGCCCTCGCGAGCGGCGTTCCTGACCGGGGCCTATCCACAGCGCTGCGGGCTGTACATGGGCATCAACCCGATTCGCGATGAACACTGGTTTCTGGGCTTGCATCCCGATGAAATTACGTTGGCCGAACAGTTCCAGAAACAGAACTATCAGACCTTCATGATCGGCAAATGGCATCTGGGCAAAGAGCCGGAGTTTCATCCTTTCCGCCATGGCTTTGAGCACTACTACGGGATGCCCAACAATGCGGCGCACTCAGCCGAGTTTTTTGATGGCGAAAACAAAATCGAAGACCGGACTCCTTTGGCTCAGTTGACTCGTCGATATACCGACCGAGCGGTCCAGATTATCAAGCAACACGGCGAGCAACCGTTTTTTCTGTATTTCGCTCACAACTATCCGCATACGCCTTACAAAGCGGGCAAAGACTTCGTGGGTTCCTCCCAGGACGGTGTCCGTGGCGACGTGCTGCAGGAACTGGATTGGGGCGTCGGGGAAATCGTCCAGACGCTGCGAGAGACCGGCATCGCGGACAACACGATCATTATCTTCACGTCCGATAACGGCCCGGTGAAACCGCAATACGCCGCGCCCTATCGCGGCACTAAGTATGTCAGTTTTGAAGGCGGACATCGTGTGCCTTTCATCTTGCATTGGCCCGCGATGATCAAGCAGGGCCGCGAGTCCGATACGCCGGTGGTGGCCATGGACGTGTTCCCGACATTGACGGAAGTCAGCGGCGGGACGTTGCCCACCGATCGAGTGTACGACGGGGTCAGCCTGGTACCACTGCTGACCGGCGGTGAGTTGGCGCGAGCGGAGAATCAGCCCTTCTTCTATTACAACTGCGAGAACCTGCAAGCGGTTCGTTACGGCGATTGGAAATTGCACCTGCCCCGAACTCGCAAACAGTTGCCCTTCTGGGACAAGAACAGCGCTTTTACCAATCGGCAATCACCCGTGCTCTACAACCTGCAAGCGGATGTTGCTGAATCGCAGGACGTGGCCGCGGCCCATCCCCAGATCGTGCAACAGATGGTTCGCATGGCGGAGGATACACGCGGCGAGCTGGGAGAGTTCATGCGGCGGGGCAGTGGCCAACGACCAACCGGATCCGTGGTTACAAATGCCCCGATCATCAGTCACGGCAAAGACTGGGCGTCGGTGGATGCGAGCACCCGAGAGGCCATCCGGGCGGAGCGGTTGAAGAGACATCCGGATTTCAAAAAAAACGGCCGAGCCAATAACAAACCCAACCGCCGTAAGCGGCAGACCAACCAATCGACTGGACTAACACCATGA
- a CDS encoding sulfatase family protein, translated as MHHHKLLLLTAAWLLCQANLVSTSFAAEEHDSPPNIVFLFADDQNTYSVGCYGNPDVQTPNMDQLARDGVVFDKHYNTTAICMASRANVFTGMYEYKTGCNFSHGNMRPEVWQKSYPVLLREAGYLTAFAGKFGIVVEGKGLCEDDFDFWGGGPGQTEYATARNKSMQKYAAQYPHSTLSYGAFGQDVIRQASKQQKPFCLSISFKAPHKPAIPDPRFNSVYRGKQFTKPANFGRAFAEHLAPQSKQGRQYPRFTEWKYDSDYDGEMAKYHQQVYGIDVALGMIREELNKQGVADNTVVIYTSDNGYICGAHGYGSKVLPMEESSRVPLMIYDPRSPLNGKQIRCDRLTGNIDFAPTILDLAGLPIPANMDGKSLTGLLQQADQGGHEQLSFINVFGPLPTHSLTCLTRQYKYTYWWYGDDTMDPAEELFDTLHDPLELENLANNPDHATTLDAMRKRYDQELAKWKQQAVDYNNYQRYGTLFDRHVPIAEKSVANRASGQPKQRRKDAGKG; from the coding sequence ATGCATCACCACAAACTCTTGCTGCTGACAGCCGCTTGGTTGCTGTGTCAGGCGAATCTGGTTTCCACGAGCTTCGCGGCTGAAGAACACGACTCGCCGCCAAATATCGTGTTCCTGTTCGCCGACGACCAAAACACCTATTCGGTCGGGTGTTATGGAAACCCGGACGTGCAGACGCCCAATATGGATCAACTGGCTCGCGATGGCGTGGTGTTTGACAAACACTACAACACCACGGCCATCTGTATGGCCAGCCGAGCCAATGTGTTTACGGGCATGTACGAATACAAAACGGGTTGCAATTTCAGTCATGGAAATATGCGACCCGAAGTGTGGCAGAAATCTTATCCGGTGTTGCTGCGTGAAGCCGGGTATCTGACGGCGTTTGCCGGCAAGTTCGGCATCGTGGTCGAAGGTAAAGGACTGTGCGAAGACGACTTTGATTTTTGGGGCGGCGGTCCGGGGCAAACCGAATACGCTACGGCGAGAAACAAGTCGATGCAGAAGTACGCTGCTCAGTACCCCCATTCGACCTTGTCCTACGGCGCGTTTGGGCAAGATGTAATTCGCCAGGCCAGCAAGCAGCAGAAACCGTTCTGCCTGTCGATCAGTTTCAAAGCTCCGCACAAGCCGGCGATTCCCGATCCCCGCTTTAATTCCGTGTACCGGGGAAAACAATTCACCAAGCCTGCCAACTTCGGGCGAGCATTCGCAGAACATCTGGCCCCGCAAAGCAAACAAGGACGGCAATACCCGCGTTTCACCGAGTGGAAATACGATAGCGACTACGACGGCGAAATGGCCAAGTACCATCAGCAGGTGTATGGCATCGACGTGGCGCTGGGGATGATTCGCGAGGAGTTGAACAAGCAAGGCGTCGCGGACAATACGGTCGTAATCTACACCAGCGATAACGGCTATATCTGCGGTGCGCATGGTTATGGTTCCAAAGTCCTGCCGATGGAAGAATCCTCACGCGTGCCGCTGATGATTTACGATCCTCGCAGCCCCTTGAACGGCAAACAGATTCGCTGTGATCGGCTGACCGGCAACATCGATTTTGCTCCCACGATCCTGGATCTGGCGGGCCTGCCAATTCCCGCCAACATGGACGGCAAAAGCTTGACGGGGCTGTTGCAGCAAGCGGATCAGGGAGGCCACGAGCAGTTGTCGTTTATCAACGTGTTTGGTCCGCTGCCAACGCACAGTCTGACTTGTTTGACCCGGCAATATAAATACACCTATTGGTGGTACGGCGATGACACCATGGATCCGGCCGAAGAGTTGTTCGACACATTGCATGATCCGTTGGAGCTGGAGAACCTGGCCAATAACCCGGACCACGCCACGACGCTCGATGCCATGCGCAAGCGCTACGATCAAGAACTGGCGAAGTGGAAACAACAGGCCGTCGACTACAACAACTACCAACGCTACGGGACGCTGTTCGATCGCCACGTTCCGATCGCTGAAAAGAGCGTTGCGAATCGGGCAAGCGGGCAGCCCAAACAACGTCGCAAGGACGCCGGCAAGGGCTAA